Proteins encoded together in one Procambarus clarkii isolate CNS0578487 chromosome 71, FALCON_Pclarkii_2.0, whole genome shotgun sequence window:
- the RASSF8 gene encoding uncharacterized protein RASSF8 isoform X1, with the protein MVARMELKVWVEGIQRIVCGVTDTTTCQDVVYALAHATGKTGRFTLIERWRNNERLLAPNEYPLKILMKWGEYSNDVQFILQRSALDPKTPNGPTGLRPGIPQRVETSSRPSLPQGPQAVHDRPRQSPHVHKDLKKSLTFSGGHAELRRQEAVSSSQPAAAPPILQTAPSQPGPRHTDLVYPTPPVSHWEGQGWIGEGSRTDQQSGGVAWRPPAPPPYEVVRGNPPPPPSSRVGVDNVRATTSHWNTSRPGPHSPPASSHQSNSAAIHHSPSRAPPTNEPPYSTARREQRAESQSLAKTEPVYSDGRRAPFPSYTHQGNIGLSAGPQYACRGPPPSQTSPIYNGPPPPKPPHIIGPRELPPYRHPPPPSSSPNKITPTHGSPRKIVIVSQPQPASITQMSPTKQPPLLTTTQVPHSTSKVPNPHQVTASPHSSPVRHPSPTRRPSPTRHPSPTRHYAVNSQNINSANQHSNVKSGRSSSPVKNTPVRHSNFEDTPGSTNHDRCIPKGSEEEPNCRQGETSSRKEDVPKSDITREISQSDILNNSISKVNSDTQLKINQRRGSMDRLALEGGSVPGRRGTSEETLPGEVAHPNSSERLNTSLDSTFSNHCVKSPHSRRSPAKESGKSCNDGGRLNQSSKVEQVVIDGKYRDLVKLVNLQRDKLNNQQVEITKYEAEIAYFEGRSREDESRLAYVTAEIERQEKLAQQIDQEVNHLQQLEQEAEGARQAEDKVKAEISALQAQLAHCENQLAAHSETVRSAQELEKSMTEEKQRSHDEAKAQQEAIVREIEKLQAAIAQANVQAEHAQLTSQQLLQEMAESEKTISEKKKEVEKLVMEMKDANLESLSITPSEEIRTLLEGKTGASKPGSSRRMIGSPRQLENAVPTSKNPHGVWV; encoded by the exons ATGGTGGCCAGGATGGAGCTGAAAGTGTGGGTAGAGGGTATTCAGCGCATCGTGTGTGGGGTCACAGACACCACCACTTGTCAA GATGTGGTTTATGCGCTGGCTCATGCCACCGGGAAGACTGGCCGCTTCACTCTTATTGAGCGGTGGCGTAACAATGAACGCCTTTTAGCACCCAATGAGTACCCACTAAAG AttctaatgaaatggggagaatatTCCAATGATGTTCAGTTCATCCTTCAGCGATCAGCCCTTGATCCAAAGACTCCCAATGGCCCAACTGGCCTTCGACCAGGTATTCCTCAGAGAGTGGAAACCTCAAGTAGGCCATCACTCCCTCAGGGCCCACAGGCTGTGCACGACCGACCAAGACAATCTCCTCATGTACACAAAGATTTAAAGAAATCGCTGACTTTCAGTGGCGGTCATGCTGAACTTCGGCGACAAGAGGCGGTTTCCTCGTCCCAGCCGGCCGCAGCACCGCCTATATTACAGACTGCACCTTCTCAGCCAGGACCCCGGCATACAGACCTTGTTTATCCCACACCACCTGTGTCACACTGGGAGGGTCAGGGGTGGATAGGTGAAGGAAGTAGGACAGATCAACAGTCTGGAGGAGTTGCTTGGAGACCTCCTGCTCCTCCACCCTATGAGGTTGTTCGgggaaacccccctccccctccgtcATCTAGAGTTGGAGTAGATAATGTTCGGGCCACCACTAGTCACTGGAACACATCACGGCCTGGTCCCCATTCGCCTCCAGCATCATCTCATCAATCAAATTCAGCTGCCATCCATCACTCACCTAGCAGAGCACCCCCAACCAATGAGCCACCATACTCAACTGCTAGAAGGGAACAGAGAGCTGAGTCTCAATCTTTAGCGAAGACAGAGCCTGTTTACAGTGATGGTAGACGAGCCCCATTCCCAAGCTATACACATCAGGGTAATATTGGCCTCTCTGCAGGTCCCCAATATGCTTGCCGTGGTCCACCTCCTAGTCAGACATCCCCCATATATAATGGTCCACCCCCTCCAAAGCCACCGCATATTATTGGACCAAGGGAGCTCCCTCCTTatcgtcacccaccacctccatctTCATCTCCAAATAAAATCACCCCAACTCATGGATCACCGAGGAAAATTGTGATTGTTTCTCAGCCTCAACCAGCCTCTATAACACAGATGTCACCTACTAAACAGCCTCCACTACTAACAACAACACAAGTGCCACATTCTACAAGTAAAGTGCCTAATCCCCATCAAGTCACCGCGTCGCCACATTCTTCACCCGTACGTCACCCTTCACCAACACGCCGCCCATCTCCCACACGCCATCCGTCGCCAACACGCCATTATGCAGTCAATTCTCAAAATATTAATTCTGCCAATCAACACAGCAATGTTAAGAGTGGGAGATCTAGTAGTCCTGTTAAGAATACCCCAGTAAGACATTCTAATTTTGAAGATACACCAGGCAGCACCAACCATGATAGATGTATACCTAAAGGATCAGAGGAGGAGCCAAATTGCAGGCAGGGAGAAACCAGTTCAAGGAAAGAGGATGTTCCAAAAAGTGATATTACCAGAGAGATATCGCAGTCAGACATATTGAATAACAGTATTTCAAAAGTTAACTCGGACACACAACTAAAAATCAATCAACGTAGGGGAAGTATGGACAGGCTAGCTTTGGAAGGAGGGAGCGTGCCTGGCCGGCGTGGTACAAGCGAAGAAACCCTGCCTGGTGAGGTGGCCCATCCAAACAGCAGCGAGCGACTTAACACCTCTCTTGATTCTACATTTTCTAATCATTGTGTAAAATCGCCACATTCACGCCGAAGTCCCGCAAAG GAATCTGGCAAGTCTTGTAATGATGGTGGAAGGCTGAACCAGAGCAGCAAGGTGGAGCAGGTGGTGATTGATGGCAAGTATCGAGATCTGGTCAAGCTCGTTAACCTGCAGCGGGACAAGTTAAACAACCAACAAGTGGAGATAACTAAG TATGAAGCAGAAATCGCGTATTTCGAGGGACGATCACGCGAAGATGAATCTCGCCTAGCCTACGTCACAGCAGAGATAGAGAGGCAAGAGAAGCTAGCACAACAAATTGACCAAGAG GTAAATCATCTGCAACAACTGGAACAGGAAGCAGAGGGAGCGCGGCAAGCCGAGGATAAGGTTAAAGCCGAAATCAGTGCACTACAGGCACAGTTGGCTCATTGTGAAAACCAGTTGGCAGCTCACAGTGAGACCGTCAGGTCAGCTCA GGAGCTGGAGAAAAGCATGACTGAAGAGAAGCAACGCAGTCATGATGAAGCAAAGGCTCAGCAAGAGGCTATAGTGCGTGAGATTGAGAAGCTGCAGGCAGCTATAGCACAAGCTAATGTACAGGCTGAACATGCACAGCTTACATCACAGCAGCTTCTTCAAGAG ATGGCAGAATCTGAAAAAACGATTTCCGAGAAGAAAAAGGAAGTGGAAAAGCTGGTAATGGAGATGAAAGATGCAAACTTAGAGTCACTGTCAATAACTCCATCAGAGGAGATTCGCACCCTTTTGGAGGGTAAGACAG GGGCATCAAAACCTGGTAGCAGTCGTCGCATGATAGGGTCTCCAAGACAACTAGAAAATGCTGTTCCAACATCAAAGAATCCACACGGTGTTTGGGTGTAA
- the RASSF8 gene encoding uncharacterized protein RASSF8 isoform X2, producing the protein MVARMELKVWVEGIQRIVCGVTDTTTCQDVVYALAHATGKTGRFTLIERWRNNERLLAPNEYPLKILMKWGEYSNDVQFILQRSALDPKTPNGPTGLRPGIPQRVETSSRPSLPQGPQAVHDRPRQSPHVHKDLKKSLTFSGGHAELRRQEAVSSSQPAAAPPILQTAPSQPGPRHTDLVYPTPPVSHWEGQGWIGEGSRTDQQSGGVAWRPPAPPPYEVVRGNPPPPPSSRVGVDNVRATTSHWNTSRPGPHSPPASSHQSNSAAIHHSPSRAPPTNEPPYSTARREQRAESQSLAKTEPVYSDGRRAPFPSYTHQGNIGLSAGPQYACRGPPPSQTSPIYNGPPPPKPPHIIGPRELPPYRHPPPPSSSPNKITPTHGSPRKIVIVSQPQPASITQMSPTKQPPLLTTTQVPHSTSKVPNPHQVTASPHSSPVRHPSPTRRPSPTRHPSPTRHYAVNSQNINSANQHSNVKSGRSSSPVKNTPVRHSNFEDTPGSTNHDRCIPKGSEEEPNCRQGETSSRKEDVPKSDITREISQSDILNNSISKVNSDTQLKINQRRGSMDRLALEGGSVPGRRGTSEETLPGEVAHPNSSERLNTSLDSTFSNHCVKSPHSRRSPAKESGKSCNDGGRLNQSSKVEQVVIDGKYRDLVKLVNLQRDKLNNQQVEITKYEAEIAYFEGRSREDESRLAYVTAEIERQEKLAQQIDQEVNHLQQLEQEAEGARQAEDKVKAEISALQAQLAHCENQLAAHSETVRELEKSMTEEKQRSHDEAKAQQEAIVREIEKLQAAIAQANVQAEHAQLTSQQLLQEMAESEKTISEKKKEVEKLVMEMKDANLESLSITPSEEIRTLLEGKTGASKPGSSRRMIGSPRQLENAVPTSKNPHGVWV; encoded by the exons ATGGTGGCCAGGATGGAGCTGAAAGTGTGGGTAGAGGGTATTCAGCGCATCGTGTGTGGGGTCACAGACACCACCACTTGTCAA GATGTGGTTTATGCGCTGGCTCATGCCACCGGGAAGACTGGCCGCTTCACTCTTATTGAGCGGTGGCGTAACAATGAACGCCTTTTAGCACCCAATGAGTACCCACTAAAG AttctaatgaaatggggagaatatTCCAATGATGTTCAGTTCATCCTTCAGCGATCAGCCCTTGATCCAAAGACTCCCAATGGCCCAACTGGCCTTCGACCAGGTATTCCTCAGAGAGTGGAAACCTCAAGTAGGCCATCACTCCCTCAGGGCCCACAGGCTGTGCACGACCGACCAAGACAATCTCCTCATGTACACAAAGATTTAAAGAAATCGCTGACTTTCAGTGGCGGTCATGCTGAACTTCGGCGACAAGAGGCGGTTTCCTCGTCCCAGCCGGCCGCAGCACCGCCTATATTACAGACTGCACCTTCTCAGCCAGGACCCCGGCATACAGACCTTGTTTATCCCACACCACCTGTGTCACACTGGGAGGGTCAGGGGTGGATAGGTGAAGGAAGTAGGACAGATCAACAGTCTGGAGGAGTTGCTTGGAGACCTCCTGCTCCTCCACCCTATGAGGTTGTTCGgggaaacccccctccccctccgtcATCTAGAGTTGGAGTAGATAATGTTCGGGCCACCACTAGTCACTGGAACACATCACGGCCTGGTCCCCATTCGCCTCCAGCATCATCTCATCAATCAAATTCAGCTGCCATCCATCACTCACCTAGCAGAGCACCCCCAACCAATGAGCCACCATACTCAACTGCTAGAAGGGAACAGAGAGCTGAGTCTCAATCTTTAGCGAAGACAGAGCCTGTTTACAGTGATGGTAGACGAGCCCCATTCCCAAGCTATACACATCAGGGTAATATTGGCCTCTCTGCAGGTCCCCAATATGCTTGCCGTGGTCCACCTCCTAGTCAGACATCCCCCATATATAATGGTCCACCCCCTCCAAAGCCACCGCATATTATTGGACCAAGGGAGCTCCCTCCTTatcgtcacccaccacctccatctTCATCTCCAAATAAAATCACCCCAACTCATGGATCACCGAGGAAAATTGTGATTGTTTCTCAGCCTCAACCAGCCTCTATAACACAGATGTCACCTACTAAACAGCCTCCACTACTAACAACAACACAAGTGCCACATTCTACAAGTAAAGTGCCTAATCCCCATCAAGTCACCGCGTCGCCACATTCTTCACCCGTACGTCACCCTTCACCAACACGCCGCCCATCTCCCACACGCCATCCGTCGCCAACACGCCATTATGCAGTCAATTCTCAAAATATTAATTCTGCCAATCAACACAGCAATGTTAAGAGTGGGAGATCTAGTAGTCCTGTTAAGAATACCCCAGTAAGACATTCTAATTTTGAAGATACACCAGGCAGCACCAACCATGATAGATGTATACCTAAAGGATCAGAGGAGGAGCCAAATTGCAGGCAGGGAGAAACCAGTTCAAGGAAAGAGGATGTTCCAAAAAGTGATATTACCAGAGAGATATCGCAGTCAGACATATTGAATAACAGTATTTCAAAAGTTAACTCGGACACACAACTAAAAATCAATCAACGTAGGGGAAGTATGGACAGGCTAGCTTTGGAAGGAGGGAGCGTGCCTGGCCGGCGTGGTACAAGCGAAGAAACCCTGCCTGGTGAGGTGGCCCATCCAAACAGCAGCGAGCGACTTAACACCTCTCTTGATTCTACATTTTCTAATCATTGTGTAAAATCGCCACATTCACGCCGAAGTCCCGCAAAG GAATCTGGCAAGTCTTGTAATGATGGTGGAAGGCTGAACCAGAGCAGCAAGGTGGAGCAGGTGGTGATTGATGGCAAGTATCGAGATCTGGTCAAGCTCGTTAACCTGCAGCGGGACAAGTTAAACAACCAACAAGTGGAGATAACTAAG TATGAAGCAGAAATCGCGTATTTCGAGGGACGATCACGCGAAGATGAATCTCGCCTAGCCTACGTCACAGCAGAGATAGAGAGGCAAGAGAAGCTAGCACAACAAATTGACCAAGAG GTAAATCATCTGCAACAACTGGAACAGGAAGCAGAGGGAGCGCGGCAAGCCGAGGATAAGGTTAAAGCCGAAATCAGTGCACTACAGGCACAGTTGGCTCATTGTGAAAACCAGTTGGCAGCTCACAGTGAGACCGTCAG GGAGCTGGAGAAAAGCATGACTGAAGAGAAGCAACGCAGTCATGATGAAGCAAAGGCTCAGCAAGAGGCTATAGTGCGTGAGATTGAGAAGCTGCAGGCAGCTATAGCACAAGCTAATGTACAGGCTGAACATGCACAGCTTACATCACAGCAGCTTCTTCAAGAG ATGGCAGAATCTGAAAAAACGATTTCCGAGAAGAAAAAGGAAGTGGAAAAGCTGGTAATGGAGATGAAAGATGCAAACTTAGAGTCACTGTCAATAACTCCATCAGAGGAGATTCGCACCCTTTTGGAGGGTAAGACAG GGGCATCAAAACCTGGTAGCAGTCGTCGCATGATAGGGTCTCCAAGACAACTAGAAAATGCTGTTCCAACATCAAAGAATCCACACGGTGTTTGGGTGTAA
- the RASSF8 gene encoding uncharacterized protein RASSF8 isoform X3: MVARMELKVWVEGIQRIVCGVTDTTTCQDVVYALAHATGKTGRFTLIERWRNNERLLAPNEYPLKILMKWGEYSNDVQFILQRSALDPKTPNGPTGLRPGIPQRVETSSRPSLPQGPQAVHDRPRQSPHVHKDLKKSLTFSGGHAELRRQEAVSSSQPAAAPPILQTAPSQPGPRHTDLVYPTPPVSHWEGQGWIGEGSRTDQQSGGVAWRPPAPPPYEVVRGNPPPPPSSRVGVDNVRATTSHWNTSRPGPHSPPASSHQSNSAAIHHSPSRAPPTNEPPYSTARREQRAESQSLAKTEPVYSDGRRAPFPSYTHQGNIGLSAGPQYACRGPPPSQTSPIYNGPPPPKPPHIIGPRELPPYRHPPPPSSSPNKITPTHGSPRKIVIVSQPQPASITQMSPTKQPPLLTTTQVPHSTSKVPNPHQVTASPHSSPVRHPSPTRRPSPTRHPSPTRHYAVNSQNINSANQHSNVKSGRSSSPVKNTPVRHSNFEDTPGSTNHDRCIPKGSEEEPNCRQGETSSRKEDVPKSDITREISQSDILNNSISKVNSDTQLKINQRRGSMDRLALEGGSVPGRRGTSEETLPGEVAHPNSSERLNTSLDSTFSNHCVKSPHSRRSPAKESGKSCNDGGRLNQSSKVEQVVIDGKYRDLVKLVNLQRDKLNNQQVEITKYEAEIAYFEGRSREDESRLAYVTAEIERQEKLAQQIDQEVNHLQQLEQEAEGARQAEDKVKAEISALQAQLAHCENQLAAHSETVRSAQELEKSMTEEKQRSHDEAKAQQEAIVREIEKLQAAIAQANVQAEHAQLTSQQLLQEMAESEKTISEKKKEVEKLVMEMKDANLESLSITPSEEIRTLLEGASKPGSSRRMIGSPRQLENAVPTSKNPHGVWV, from the exons ATGGTGGCCAGGATGGAGCTGAAAGTGTGGGTAGAGGGTATTCAGCGCATCGTGTGTGGGGTCACAGACACCACCACTTGTCAA GATGTGGTTTATGCGCTGGCTCATGCCACCGGGAAGACTGGCCGCTTCACTCTTATTGAGCGGTGGCGTAACAATGAACGCCTTTTAGCACCCAATGAGTACCCACTAAAG AttctaatgaaatggggagaatatTCCAATGATGTTCAGTTCATCCTTCAGCGATCAGCCCTTGATCCAAAGACTCCCAATGGCCCAACTGGCCTTCGACCAGGTATTCCTCAGAGAGTGGAAACCTCAAGTAGGCCATCACTCCCTCAGGGCCCACAGGCTGTGCACGACCGACCAAGACAATCTCCTCATGTACACAAAGATTTAAAGAAATCGCTGACTTTCAGTGGCGGTCATGCTGAACTTCGGCGACAAGAGGCGGTTTCCTCGTCCCAGCCGGCCGCAGCACCGCCTATATTACAGACTGCACCTTCTCAGCCAGGACCCCGGCATACAGACCTTGTTTATCCCACACCACCTGTGTCACACTGGGAGGGTCAGGGGTGGATAGGTGAAGGAAGTAGGACAGATCAACAGTCTGGAGGAGTTGCTTGGAGACCTCCTGCTCCTCCACCCTATGAGGTTGTTCGgggaaacccccctccccctccgtcATCTAGAGTTGGAGTAGATAATGTTCGGGCCACCACTAGTCACTGGAACACATCACGGCCTGGTCCCCATTCGCCTCCAGCATCATCTCATCAATCAAATTCAGCTGCCATCCATCACTCACCTAGCAGAGCACCCCCAACCAATGAGCCACCATACTCAACTGCTAGAAGGGAACAGAGAGCTGAGTCTCAATCTTTAGCGAAGACAGAGCCTGTTTACAGTGATGGTAGACGAGCCCCATTCCCAAGCTATACACATCAGGGTAATATTGGCCTCTCTGCAGGTCCCCAATATGCTTGCCGTGGTCCACCTCCTAGTCAGACATCCCCCATATATAATGGTCCACCCCCTCCAAAGCCACCGCATATTATTGGACCAAGGGAGCTCCCTCCTTatcgtcacccaccacctccatctTCATCTCCAAATAAAATCACCCCAACTCATGGATCACCGAGGAAAATTGTGATTGTTTCTCAGCCTCAACCAGCCTCTATAACACAGATGTCACCTACTAAACAGCCTCCACTACTAACAACAACACAAGTGCCACATTCTACAAGTAAAGTGCCTAATCCCCATCAAGTCACCGCGTCGCCACATTCTTCACCCGTACGTCACCCTTCACCAACACGCCGCCCATCTCCCACACGCCATCCGTCGCCAACACGCCATTATGCAGTCAATTCTCAAAATATTAATTCTGCCAATCAACACAGCAATGTTAAGAGTGGGAGATCTAGTAGTCCTGTTAAGAATACCCCAGTAAGACATTCTAATTTTGAAGATACACCAGGCAGCACCAACCATGATAGATGTATACCTAAAGGATCAGAGGAGGAGCCAAATTGCAGGCAGGGAGAAACCAGTTCAAGGAAAGAGGATGTTCCAAAAAGTGATATTACCAGAGAGATATCGCAGTCAGACATATTGAATAACAGTATTTCAAAAGTTAACTCGGACACACAACTAAAAATCAATCAACGTAGGGGAAGTATGGACAGGCTAGCTTTGGAAGGAGGGAGCGTGCCTGGCCGGCGTGGTACAAGCGAAGAAACCCTGCCTGGTGAGGTGGCCCATCCAAACAGCAGCGAGCGACTTAACACCTCTCTTGATTCTACATTTTCTAATCATTGTGTAAAATCGCCACATTCACGCCGAAGTCCCGCAAAG GAATCTGGCAAGTCTTGTAATGATGGTGGAAGGCTGAACCAGAGCAGCAAGGTGGAGCAGGTGGTGATTGATGGCAAGTATCGAGATCTGGTCAAGCTCGTTAACCTGCAGCGGGACAAGTTAAACAACCAACAAGTGGAGATAACTAAG TATGAAGCAGAAATCGCGTATTTCGAGGGACGATCACGCGAAGATGAATCTCGCCTAGCCTACGTCACAGCAGAGATAGAGAGGCAAGAGAAGCTAGCACAACAAATTGACCAAGAG GTAAATCATCTGCAACAACTGGAACAGGAAGCAGAGGGAGCGCGGCAAGCCGAGGATAAGGTTAAAGCCGAAATCAGTGCACTACAGGCACAGTTGGCTCATTGTGAAAACCAGTTGGCAGCTCACAGTGAGACCGTCAGGTCAGCTCA GGAGCTGGAGAAAAGCATGACTGAAGAGAAGCAACGCAGTCATGATGAAGCAAAGGCTCAGCAAGAGGCTATAGTGCGTGAGATTGAGAAGCTGCAGGCAGCTATAGCACAAGCTAATGTACAGGCTGAACATGCACAGCTTACATCACAGCAGCTTCTTCAAGAG ATGGCAGAATCTGAAAAAACGATTTCCGAGAAGAAAAAGGAAGTGGAAAAGCTGGTAATGGAGATGAAAGATGCAAACTTAGAGTCACTGTCAATAACTCCATCAGAGGAGATTCGCACCCTTTTGGAGG GGGCATCAAAACCTGGTAGCAGTCGTCGCATGATAGGGTCTCCAAGACAACTAGAAAATGCTGTTCCAACATCAAAGAATCCACACGGTGTTTGGGTGTAA